CGGCCTAGGGGTGGCTAACAGGCTAAGCCGAACTCACTTTCTCGTAACGCACTAGAATCACGGCTAGGACCATAGAATGCTTGATAAGCAAAGAATATGTCTTCAAGATTGTTCATATATACACTTCCTTAATAAAgtatcaaaaaatcaaaagcaaGGGATAGACCTACATATCTTGCTAGCTAGCTAAAGCTATTGTAAGTAACTAGAAATTCTAGAATTATCATCAACCTTGGAAGCTTATTGTTGTAACTCAGCTGTAGCTGCCCTGCGCTGCCCTCCGATAATAGTTCCTACTCTCTCTCCTTGTATTGCTCTTGAGATGTTACCTTCTTCGTTTAGATTAAACACAACAACTGCAACGCATAACACAAGAGTTCATAAGAGATCTATACAACTACAGTTTGCATACAAGGAGACACGAATTTTTAAGTTAATTTCAGCCTGACCCGGCCCGGCCCTAACCCAGCCCGTTGAACAGGTTTAGATTAGGACTGACAATTCCTGACCAAACCCGATAACTCGACCTGTAGTTACTGagagaaaccccaacccgacctgaaccgaacCCGTATGACCTGAAATCGACCTGATTTGACACATTTATCATATTTTGTTGTAATATTAAGTTTTACAATATTTCTGATATTTTTTTACCCAACCCGAAACCAAACATGAACCTGACCCATTGACCCGAATTGCCACCCCTAGTTTAGATGATACCATACCAGGAATGTTGTTCTCTTGGCACAGTGTAATGGCAGTCAAGTCCATTACAGAGAGCTCCTTTGTTATAACATCTTGATAGCTCAAGGTATCCAGCAGCCTCGCATCTGAGTTTTGCCGCGGATCTTTATCATAAACTCCATTCACATTTGTTGCCTTGAGCACCACCTCGGCATTAACTGCAGCAAATACAAACACTACTTTCAGTAAAAGCCAGGAAATCAACATGTAATCAATTTTCCACAGATAGTGAAGTATGCCAACAACTCAACTATAGAAGCAAAACAAAATGTATTATGAAGAATGACTTACTTTCTGCACATCGAAGAGCCGCAGCAGTATCAGTGGTGAAGAATGGATTTCCAGTTCCAGCTGCAAATATTACAACCCTCCCTTTCTCCAAATGTCTTATGGCTCTTCTACGTATGTAGGGCTCAGCAACCTCAGACATGCGAAATGCAGTCTGGACACGTGTTGGGATACCAATACTCTCCATCGTTGCctgtaaaaatattgcattcatAACAGTGGCCATCATCCTGAAAATTAAGTCCAAAGAATGCTGTCAAAACAAAGGCCAACAACATGGTACAACTAGGCAAACTACGTTATATTTTTCTAGTCTAATGATCTTAATTTCATTACATCACTGCCATCAGTAGATGAATACAAAGTAATGAAGGGGGCTAAGGGAATTCATAATTACATCAAGAAGTAAGGGTTCACGGCGCTGAGATACTGACATGCATAACCATATTTCATAAAAAGCAACCAGAAAAACAAACCACGCGAAGTAAGACAAGAATGAAAGTTGAGAGAAACTCAATTTGCATGAATATTCCATACCTATTCTCACTAGGTAGAGACCTGTAGGCAAGTTCAGAAGAGTACATTTTTTACCTAAAAAAGATAAAGAGGCATACCCGATATAATCAGCAGAAGAACGGTCAAGGCCACTACATCCAGCCCAAGTAGATCCTCGAAAAATATttccaccaccaacaacaataGCAACCTGAGTGTTGCACAAAAAATATCAGACGATTATAGAGGAAGAATTTGATCATTGAACACAAAGGTAAGCCTATGTGACTAGATTTGCTCACGACTAAGAAGATGGCTTCTTGTTTCTGCAATGAAAGATATAATGATGAATGCAATAAGTTCTATATGAGCTATAAGTGGAGCTTTCATTTACCAATTCCTTCTCTCTTGAATATACATTTTTTCTTTTCCCAGCAACAATAGTTATGACAGCTGAATACTTTAAGCAGAGATGACATAAAGCTAGGGCCTCATCTTGATCTGTTTCTACCATATAATGTACTCCTCCATCTCATATAATATGGGCATGCTCAAGAAATAATTAAATACTTACCTCAAACTCATAACTTTTGTTGTTATCTACGAAAAATTCAAGAACCTTTTATACCAAACTGACTACTAAAATAGATTAAACTATAGGATTTTAAGGGATTATATGCTTGGAAGATCAGTGAAAGAAATCACCTCTACGCCAAGCCTTGTCACTGATGCAACCTCccttgctattgccattgttacctaTATTTGAACAGCAGAGAACTGAGGAAAAGGtgaaaagaaaaacaatgaaACCGGTGAAATTAGTTGGCAGTTTTCCAACCTTGGGATCTATGTTCTGTGCATTATCTCCTGCAAGAGCTTCCCCACTAACTTTAAGCAGCACCCTTTGCCATTTATATGATGGTTTCCGCGCATCTCCATTTGATGACAACCCAAAAGATGGCAAATGAGCTTGCCTGTCAAAATCCATTTAATTAGAACTTTCACCCTTCATTTAGAAAAACGAAACATTGTGAATTTAATAACAATCACTGACAGATTAAGTTCTTGGAAAAGCAGTAGTAATAAACCGGCATTTTAAATTAGGCTATTGGAAAAATATGAAGCACAAGTCTCAAAAGAGATTCATGACACGTGACAGAGATACAGATTTCCCTGAATAGCACCACATTAGTAATACTTGCTCAATCAGAGTAATGTCCCTTTCTGAGAGAAAAGGTTCAATGCTAATAAGTTACACGGGATTTTTTTTTCGAAAGAATCAACTTTTAGGTGGATAAATAACAACCCACCATATTAATCCCAAGAACCTAATCCCTTATATATACAGGATAGCACAAGTCATCTGAAAAGATCAGGACAATTTAAGTTTCAAAGAGATCAAATGTTGGAAATTGTGTTGCCATCCCCAAAAAACTTCAAGGTTTTCTACTTCCAAACTCCAAAGGCTAAGCTCAGATTTGAAATAAAAAGGCATGCAATTTCAAAGGATCCCCAACTATATATTTCGAGGTAAATCCCCTGGTGAAGTGTGtcagtgtgtgtgtgtgtgtgtgggggggggggggggggaaggcCCTTTCAGAAGTGGGTTTACTACAGAACCACTCCAAATAAACAGCAATTGAATCTTTCCACCAAAGCATATATGTTCTGACTGTTGAAAtataacaaaccaaatcaattCCAGACCCCTCGAACCATACAATTGAGATTTCAAGGAAAAGCTACAATCAGTTGGACAGAACTGAAAAATGTGCAACAACTGAATACTCAGCTAACCAATACCACAAACATTTTTTTCACATAACTTCTCATTGTGTTCAAAGAGGATTGGCCGACAAAAAGTGTACAATCGCCTAAACTGTGATTAAGTATGCCAATAGATTATGCTTTCGAGTTTCGATAGTTCCACAGTG
This sequence is a window from Spinacia oleracea cultivar Varoflay chromosome 1, BTI_SOV_V1, whole genome shotgun sequence. Protein-coding genes within it:
- the LOC110803330 gene encoding uridylate kinase PUMPKIN, chloroplastic, whose amino-acid sequence is MAISISCSPCSSVNTMLSLSSSSQCLPSKLFFKPCKSFMLNSRPGIVVNCASSDMGSSSSSDYESFRQAHLPSFGLSSNGDARKPSYKWQRVLLKVSGEALAGDNAQNIDPKVTMAIAREVASVTRLGVEVAIVVGGGNIFRGSTWAGCSGLDRSSADYIGMMATVMNAIFLQATMESIGIPTRVQTAFRMSEVAEPYIRRRAIRHLEKGRVVIFAAGTGNPFFTTDTAAALRCAEINAEVVLKATNVNGVYDKDPRQNSDARLLDTLSYQDVITKELSVMDLTAITLCQENNIPVVVFNLNEEGNISRAIQGERVGTIIGGQRRAATAELQQ